In Streptococcus parasuis, the following proteins share a genomic window:
- a CDS encoding Cof-type HAD-IIB family hydrolase has translation MKKKMIAIDLDGTLLNQESQLSEYTISTIKKVRKQGHLVLIATGRPYRMAETFYQQLELDTPMINFNGSLVHIPNRKWEWEKNVLIDKSYLLEFLKSEDTFEADFIAGEYKNKFFITQNHLDRVDPSLMGVEQITPDTLIKPELITSDPHSILMQTRATDKYALAEEMRSYFNNELEINTWGGPLNVLETCAKGVTKASALTYLLDIFQFDAKDLIAFGDEHNDVEMLDLAGKAYGMKNCSDTLRPHADQLTEFANFEDGVAKELEKLFL, from the coding sequence ATGAAGAAAAAAATGATTGCAATTGATTTGGACGGGACGCTTTTAAACCAAGAAAGCCAATTATCCGAGTACACAATCTCTACAATTAAAAAAGTAAGAAAACAGGGACACCTAGTTTTAATTGCTACTGGACGCCCCTATCGGATGGCTGAAACATTCTATCAACAACTGGAGTTAGATACACCTATGATTAATTTTAACGGGTCATTGGTACATATTCCAAATCGAAAATGGGAATGGGAAAAGAATGTTTTAATCGATAAAAGCTATCTATTAGAATTTTTAAAATCTGAAGATACATTTGAAGCCGATTTTATTGCTGGTGAGTATAAGAATAAATTCTTTATTACACAAAATCATCTGGACCGAGTTGATCCTAGCTTGATGGGAGTGGAACAAATAACTCCTGATACACTTATTAAACCTGAATTAATCACTTCTGACCCACATTCAATCCTCATGCAGACAAGAGCAACTGATAAATACGCACTTGCGGAAGAAATGAGATCATATTTCAATAATGAATTAGAAATCAATACTTGGGGTGGACCTCTCAATGTATTGGAAACCTGTGCAAAAGGTGTTACTAAGGCTTCAGCTTTGACTTATTTATTGGATATATTTCAATTTGATGCAAAAGATTTGATTGCATTTGGGGATGAACATAATGATGTAGAAATGCTTGACCTCGCTGGAAAAGCATATGGCATGAAAAACTGTAGTGACACACTTCGCCCTCATGCTGATCAACTGACTGAATTTGCCAATTTTGAAGATGGTGTCGCAAAAGAATTAGAAAAATTATTTTTATAA
- the metF gene encoding methylenetetrahydrofolate reductase [NAD(P)H], translated as MIGQAPSLSFEIFPPKPEVGNEKIIHALNEMQGLAPHFISVTCSNNNLNVEETTVKLANHVHNELHIPTIAHLPAAYLTKEKVRSVLHSLDEIGVHQILALRGDIINGLPPKEDFKYATDLVSFIKEEAPQFDIIGACYPEGHPESPNAVSDIKNLKKKVDAGCSTLVTQLFFDNEAFYNFQEKCILADIEVPIIAGIMPIINRNQALRLLKTCENIRLPRKFKAILEKYEHNPESLRAAGLAYAVDQIVDLVTNDVAGVHLYTMNNAETARTIHEATHALFKHYS; from the coding sequence ATGATTGGTCAAGCCCCAAGTCTCTCATTTGAAATTTTTCCTCCAAAACCAGAAGTAGGCAATGAAAAAATTATCCACGCACTTAATGAGATGCAGGGTTTGGCCCCTCACTTTATTAGTGTGACTTGTAGCAACAACAATTTGAATGTTGAGGAAACAACTGTTAAGTTGGCAAACCATGTGCACAATGAGTTACATATTCCAACCATTGCACACTTACCTGCGGCATATCTAACAAAGGAAAAAGTTCGGTCTGTTCTTCATTCTCTCGACGAAATTGGTGTCCATCAGATTTTAGCCCTGCGTGGAGACATTATCAATGGACTTCCTCCAAAGGAGGATTTCAAATATGCAACTGATTTAGTTTCCTTTATCAAGGAAGAAGCTCCTCAATTTGATATCATCGGAGCTTGCTATCCAGAAGGACATCCTGAATCGCCAAACGCAGTATCAGATATCAAGAACCTAAAAAAGAAAGTGGACGCAGGTTGCTCGACATTAGTAACACAACTCTTCTTCGATAATGAAGCCTTCTACAATTTTCAAGAGAAATGCATTCTAGCAGACATCGAAGTGCCTATTATTGCAGGTATCATGCCTATTATCAACAGGAATCAGGCACTTCGACTCTTGAAAACGTGTGAAAACATACGCTTGCCTCGTAAATTTAAAGCCATTTTAGAAAAATATGAGCACAATCCTGAATCACTTCGGGCAGCAGGTCTTGCCTATGCTGTAGATCAAATTGTTGATTTGGTCACCAATGATGTGGCTGGTGTCCATCTTTATACAATGAATAATGCTGAGACAGCCAGGACTATTCATGAAGCAACTCATGCCTTATTCAAACATTATAGTTAA
- a CDS encoding PTS system mannose/fructose/sorbose family transporter subunit IID has protein sequence MSEKIQLSVSDRKKVWWRSTFLQGSWNYERMQNLGWAYAMIPAIKKLYTKKEDQAAALERHLEFFNTHPYVASPILGVTLALEEERANGAEIDDTAIQGVKIGMMGPLAGIGDPVFWFTVRPILGALGASLAMTGNIVGPLLFFIGWNAIRMAFLWYTQEFGYKAGSEITKDMSGGILQDITKGASILGMFILAVLVQRWVSINFTVDLPAKQLSEGAYIVFPEGTVTGTELQGILGDALSGLSLYPTQAQTLQGQLNSLIPGLMGLLLTFLCMHLLKKKVTPITMIIGLFIVGILARFFGIM, from the coding sequence ATGTCAGAAAAAATTCAACTTTCCGTAAGCGATCGTAAAAAAGTTTGGTGGCGTTCAACCTTCCTTCAAGGTTCTTGGAACTACGAGCGTATGCAAAACTTAGGTTGGGCATATGCAATGATTCCAGCTATCAAAAAACTCTACACTAAAAAAGAAGATCAAGCTGCTGCCCTTGAGCGCCACTTGGAATTCTTCAACACACACCCATATGTTGCTTCTCCAATCCTTGGTGTAACACTTGCCCTAGAAGAAGAACGTGCTAATGGTGCTGAAATCGATGACACAGCAATCCAAGGTGTGAAAATCGGTATGATGGGACCTCTTGCAGGTATCGGTGACCCAGTTTTCTGGTTTACTGTTCGTCCGATTCTTGGTGCCCTTGGTGCTTCACTTGCAATGACTGGTAACATCGTAGGTCCACTTCTATTCTTTATCGGATGGAATGCTATCCGTATGGCCTTCCTCTGGTATACTCAAGAGTTTGGTTACAAAGCTGGTAGTGAAATCACTAAAGACATGTCTGGTGGTATCCTTCAAGACATCACTAAAGGTGCTTCAATCCTTGGTATGTTCATCCTTGCCGTGCTTGTTCAACGTTGGGTATCTATCAACTTCACTGTTGACCTTCCTGCAAAACAATTGTCAGAAGGTGCTTACATCGTCTTCCCAGAAGGCACTGTAACTGGTACTGAACTTCAAGGTATCTTGGGTGACGCCCTTAGCGGACTTAGCCTTTACCCAACTCAAGCACAAACATTGCAAGGTCAGTTGAACAGCTTGATTCCAGGTTTGATGGGACTTCTCCTTACTTTCCTCTGCATGCACTTGCTTAAGAAAAAAGTAACACCAATCACAATGATTATCGGTCTCTTCATCGTAGGTATTCTTGCTCGTTTCTTCGGAATTATGTAA
- a CDS encoding ABC transporter substrate-binding protein: MKKKWLAGLLSTVAVVTLAACASGGSSTNTSSSSSSADTETFTYAINGDPSSTNPINTSDRWGLTLTNFIYSPLIRVEADGTYVNELADSYEVAEDGLSITVKLRQDVKWSDGEDFTADDVVFTYEQKIKEENGGSDGLYINGQPVTVEKVDDYTVKFVLPAVSAPALDNIVTETYIIPQHVFKDEADFSASQLTATPVGTGPYKFVEYKHGEYIKLAANEYYYKGKAEIDNLVLRIIESADTTKVALQTGEVDAAFVLPSDIKDLSTDTITTYAYSENRVGYLGLNTSTEELKDVRVRQALLYALNKEEFNQAAYLDKKYYETPYSFLPVANPYVTEDVEKYEQNIEKAKQLLTEAGVSNLTVNLGYSSSDAAQTLQATLIQQQLAAIGVTVELAGGDSTALFTELKKEGSTAYDLFLGGYIMGNDPDQYARLFKTGGASNYFKLASSEVDSLFEQGAVELDQTKREQIYDNLQATLADQAAIYPIVDNKKVLAVNNRVKNVEEAGLIPIYTFEDPSKLTIE, from the coding sequence ATGAAAAAGAAATGGCTTGCAGGTTTGCTTTCAACGGTTGCGGTGGTAACCTTGGCAGCTTGCGCAAGCGGTGGTTCATCAACGAATACATCAAGTTCTAGCTCATCAGCTGATACAGAAACATTTACATATGCTATTAATGGAGATCCAAGTTCAACCAACCCAATTAATACAAGCGATCGTTGGGGATTGACCTTGACAAACTTTATCTATTCTCCACTTATTCGTGTAGAGGCTGATGGTACTTATGTTAACGAATTGGCAGATTCTTATGAAGTAGCTGAAGATGGTCTTAGTATCACAGTGAAACTTCGTCAAGATGTAAAATGGTCAGATGGTGAAGATTTTACAGCTGATGATGTTGTCTTTACTTATGAACAAAAGATTAAAGAAGAAAATGGTGGATCAGATGGTTTATATATCAATGGTCAACCTGTAACAGTCGAGAAGGTGGATGATTACACTGTGAAGTTTGTTCTTCCAGCTGTTTCAGCGCCAGCTTTGGACAATATTGTGACGGAAACCTACATCATTCCTCAACATGTGTTCAAGGATGAAGCCGACTTTTCTGCTAGTCAGTTAACAGCGACACCTGTCGGAACTGGTCCATACAAGTTTGTGGAGTACAAACATGGTGAATACATCAAATTAGCAGCGAATGAGTATTACTACAAAGGGAAAGCTGAAATTGATAACCTCGTTCTTCGTATCATTGAAAGTGCAGATACTACAAAAGTAGCACTCCAAACTGGTGAAGTAGATGCGGCCTTTGTGCTTCCATCAGATATTAAAGATTTGAGCACCGATACCATTACAACATATGCTTATAGTGAAAACCGTGTTGGCTATCTTGGTCTCAATACCTCAACTGAAGAATTGAAAGATGTGAGAGTTCGTCAAGCCTTACTTTATGCGTTGAATAAAGAGGAGTTTAACCAAGCGGCCTATCTTGATAAGAAATACTATGAAACGCCATATTCATTCTTACCTGTTGCCAATCCATATGTGACAGAAGATGTTGAGAAATATGAACAAAATATTGAGAAGGCAAAACAACTCTTAACAGAAGCAGGTGTCAGCAATCTGACTGTGAATCTTGGTTACTCATCATCTGATGCAGCCCAAACCTTGCAAGCTACTTTGATTCAACAACAATTAGCAGCAATTGGTGTTACTGTTGAATTGGCAGGTGGAGACTCTACAGCGCTCTTTACAGAGTTGAAAAAAGAAGGTTCTACAGCATATGACCTCTTCTTGGGTGGCTACATCATGGGAAATGACCCTGATCAGTATGCTCGTTTGTTTAAAACTGGTGGTGCTTCAAACTACTTTAAATTGGCGTCAAGCGAGGTTGACAGTCTCTTTGAACAAGGTGCTGTTGAATTGGATCAAACAAAACGTGAGCAAATTTATGATAATTTGCAAGCAACATTGGCTGATCAAGCTGCCATCTACCCTATCGTAGATAACAAAAAGGTTTTAGCAGTTAACAATCGTGTTAAAAATGTTGAAGAAGCTGGATTAATTCCAATTTATACATTTGAAGATCCGTCTAAATTAACAATTGAATAA
- a CDS encoding NCS2 family permease, producing the protein MDKFFKLKEHNTTVSTEIMAGLTTFFAMSYILFVNPSILSVAGMPTQAVFLATIIASAVSTLVMGLFANVPYALAPGMGLNAFFTYTVVIGLDFTWQEALGMVFLCGLFNIFITVTKVRKSIIKAIPVSLQHAIGGGIGVFVAYLGFKNSNLITFLTSGSDIITVNGVAPADATAETFSNGVFSVLAGGGVVPSISTFTDPSVLLTVFGLILTAVLVIKNVRGAILIGIIATTVAGIPAGVVDLSSISFADNHIGSAFGELGTTFLAAFGGIGSLFADSSRLPLVLMTIFAFSLSDTFDTLGTFIGTGRKTGIFSEEDEKALENGTGFNSKMDKALFADAIGTSIGALFGTSNTTTYVESAAGISAGGRTGLTAVTTAVLFLLSILILPFVGIVPAAATSPALIIVGVMMVSSFLDVDWSQFEDALPAFFAAFFMALCFSISYGIAAAFIFYCLVKVSTGKAKEIHPILWGATALFILNFIILAII; encoded by the coding sequence ATGGACAAGTTTTTTAAACTAAAAGAACATAATACGACTGTTTCGACAGAGATTATGGCAGGGCTTACGACATTCTTTGCAATGTCATATATTTTATTTGTTAACCCAAGCATTTTGAGTGTTGCGGGTATGCCAACACAAGCTGTTTTCTTGGCGACCATTATTGCCAGTGCGGTCTCTACATTAGTAATGGGACTTTTTGCAAATGTACCTTATGCTTTGGCACCAGGTATGGGGTTGAATGCCTTCTTCACCTATACAGTAGTTATTGGTTTGGACTTCACATGGCAAGAAGCACTTGGTATGGTATTCTTGTGTGGTTTGTTTAATATCTTTATCACAGTTACAAAAGTTCGTAAAAGTATTATTAAGGCGATTCCTGTTAGCTTGCAACATGCTATTGGCGGAGGTATTGGGGTATTTGTAGCCTACCTTGGTTTCAAAAATTCTAACTTGATTACTTTCTTAACATCTGGTTCAGATATCATTACAGTCAATGGTGTTGCTCCGGCGGATGCAACAGCAGAAACTTTCTCAAATGGTGTTTTCTCTGTCTTAGCTGGCGGTGGTGTAGTTCCTTCTATCTCAACCTTCACTGATCCAAGTGTACTTCTTACTGTATTTGGTCTGATCCTTACAGCTGTTTTGGTTATTAAAAATGTACGTGGTGCTATCTTGATTGGTATTATCGCGACAACTGTAGCAGGTATCCCAGCTGGTGTAGTTGATTTATCTTCTATTAGTTTTGCAGATAATCATATTGGTTCAGCATTTGGAGAATTAGGGACAACCTTCCTTGCTGCCTTTGGAGGAATCGGCTCACTATTTGCTGATTCAAGCCGTTTACCATTAGTATTGATGACCATTTTTGCATTCAGTTTGTCAGATACATTCGATACTTTGGGTACGTTCATTGGTACAGGTCGTAAGACTGGTATTTTCTCAGAAGAAGATGAGAAAGCTCTCGAAAATGGTACAGGCTTTAACTCTAAGATGGACAAGGCGCTCTTTGCAGATGCTATCGGTACCTCAATTGGTGCTCTGTTTGGTACGTCAAATACAACGACATATGTTGAATCGGCTGCAGGTATCTCAGCAGGTGGGCGTACAGGTTTGACAGCTGTCACAACAGCCGTTCTCTTCCTTCTTTCTATTCTTATTTTGCCATTTGTTGGAATCGTGCCAGCGGCAGCGACATCTCCAGCCTTGATTATTGTCGGTGTCATGATGGTTTCATCTTTCCTTGATGTTGATTGGAGCCAGTTTGAAGACGCTCTTCCAGCCTTCTTTGCAGCCTTCTTCATGGCGCTTTGCTTCTCTATCTCATACGGTATTGCAGCAGCCTTTATCTTCTATTGCTTGGTAAAAGTTTCGACAGGTAAGGCTAAAGAAATTCACCCAATTCTTTGGGGTGCTACAGCACTGTTTATTTTAAACTTTATCATTTTGGCCATTATCTAA
- a CDS encoding DUF956 family protein, whose product MAQSQNTSVELQTTGVSYMGFGGKVGKFLLGDKALEFYPDSNVERYIQIPWTEMTSIGANVSGKTISRHFEIYTEKSRFLFASKDSGKILKVAREHIGNEKVVKLPTLIQTIGRNISNLFAKK is encoded by the coding sequence ATGGCACAATCACAAAATACAAGCGTTGAGCTACAAACCACAGGAGTTTCTTACATGGGATTTGGTGGTAAGGTTGGCAAATTTTTACTTGGTGACAAGGCTCTAGAATTCTATCCTGATAGCAACGTTGAGCGTTATATCCAGATTCCTTGGACAGAGATGACTAGCATTGGTGCAAATGTTTCTGGAAAAACAATCAGTCGACATTTTGAAATTTACACCGAAAAAAGTCGCTTCCTGTTTGCTTCCAAAGACTCTGGTAAGATTCTCAAAGTTGCTCGTGAGCATATCGGTAATGAGAAAGTCGTAAAATTACCAACCCTCATTCAAACAATTGGACGAAATATTTCCAATCTATTTGCCAAAAAATAG
- a CDS encoding PTS sugar transporter subunit IIB → MSIGIIIASHGEFAAGIHQSGSMIFGEQEKVQVVTFMPSEGPDDLYAELNAAVDAFDADDEVLVLADLWSGSPFNQASRVAGENPDRKVVIITGLNLPMLIQAYTERMINASAGVEEVAANIIKEAKDGVKVLPEELQPAEATPVATATPAAPQGAIPPGTVIGDGKLKINLARIDTRLLHGQVATGWTPASKADRIIVASDTVAKDELRKQLIKQAAPGNVKANVVPIKKLIEVSKDPRFGNTHALILFETPQEALEAIEGGVEIKELNVGSMAHSTGKTMVNNVLSMDKDDVATFEKLRDLGVKFDVRKVPNDSKKDLFELINKANVQ, encoded by the coding sequence ATGAGTATTGGAATCATTATTGCAAGTCATGGCGAATTTGCTGCTGGTATTCATCAGTCAGGTTCAATGATCTTTGGCGAACAAGAAAAAGTACAAGTCGTTACTTTTATGCCAAGTGAAGGTCCTGATGATTTATATGCTGAGCTGAATGCAGCCGTTGACGCATTCGATGCCGATGATGAAGTTTTGGTTTTGGCTGACCTTTGGAGTGGTTCACCATTTAACCAAGCAAGTCGCGTAGCTGGTGAAAATCCAGACCGCAAGGTAGTCATCATCACAGGTCTAAACTTGCCAATGCTTATCCAAGCATACACAGAACGTATGATTAATGCTTCTGCTGGTGTGGAAGAAGTTGCGGCAAACATTATTAAGGAAGCTAAGGATGGGGTCAAAGTTCTTCCAGAAGAACTTCAACCAGCTGAAGCTACTCCTGTGGCAACTGCCACTCCTGCTGCACCTCAAGGTGCTATCCCTCCAGGAACTGTTATTGGTGATGGCAAGTTGAAAATCAACTTGGCTCGTATCGATACGCGTCTCTTGCATGGTCAAGTGGCAACTGGTTGGACTCCTGCTTCTAAAGCAGATCGTATTATCGTTGCATCTGATACGGTTGCAAAAGATGAATTGCGCAAACAACTCATCAAACAGGCTGCACCTGGTAACGTAAAAGCGAACGTTGTACCAATCAAGAAATTGATTGAGGTATCAAAAGACCCTCGCTTTGGTAATACACATGCCTTGATTCTTTTCGAAACGCCTCAAGAAGCTCTTGAAGCAATTGAAGGTGGTGTTGAAATCAAAGAATTGAACGTTGGTTCTATGGCTCACTCAACTGGTAAAACAATGGTTAACAACGTATTGTCAATGGACAAAGATGACGTTGCAACATTTGAAAAATTGCGTGACCTTGGAGTGAAATTTGACGTTCGTAAAGTACCAAACGATTCGAAAAAAGACTTGTTTGAACTTATCAACAAGGCAAACGTTCAATAA
- the metE gene encoding 5-methyltetrahydropteroyltriglutamate--homocysteine S-methyltransferase, which yields MTTTIIGFPRIGEHRELKFITEKYFRNEIPQEELLLAAKDLRAKHWNIVKEAGITEIPSNDFSHYDNVLDAAVLFNIVPKTVQNLDLTDLEKYFALARGYQGEKGDVRARPMKKWFNTNYHYIVPAIEKDTEIKLAGQKIFDEFQEAKDLGITTRPVLIGPFTLLQLTDFEEGLTATDFADSLVAAYGQVFEKLAELGAEKIQLDEPSLVKDLTAEEKALFLRIYQTLLADKKGLQILIQTYFGDVRDIYTELTSLPVDAIGLDFVEGKETAALVATGFPADKTLYAGIVNGKNIWRNNYEKSLAVLDAIPAENVVITTSCSLLHVPFTTANEEFEPAILNHFAFAVEKLNELRDLDAIRNGQGEVALTANKELFALERVGRDAALADRLAGLTDADYTRLPVFAEREAIQREKLNLPLLPTTTIGSFPQTKEIRSTRLAFRKGNISEEEYDTFVKAQTDEWIAWQEEVDFDVLVHGEFERNDMVEYFGENLSGYLFSKNGWVQSYGMRGVKPPIIWGDVTRLNPITVKWSSYAQSRTNKPVKGMLTGPVTILNWSFPREDISIKESTLQIALAIKEEVLDLEAAGIKIIQIDEAALREKLPLRRSDWYSEYLDWAIPAFRLVHSTVAPDTQIHTHMCYSEFTDIIPAIDNMDADVISFEASRSNLVILDELKAKNFQTQVGPGVYDIHSPRVPSVEEISHTIEAILAKVPKEKVWINPDCGLKTRGEKETKASLIHLTQAAKAARKEL from the coding sequence ATGACGACTACCATTATCGGCTTCCCGCGAATCGGAGAACACCGCGAATTAAAATTTATTACTGAAAAATACTTTAGAAATGAAATTCCACAGGAAGAACTTTTGCTTGCTGCTAAAGATCTGCGCGCTAAACATTGGAATATTGTAAAAGAGGCAGGCATTACTGAAATCCCAAGCAACGACTTCTCTCATTATGACAATGTTTTGGATGCAGCTGTTCTCTTCAACATTGTACCTAAAACAGTACAAAACCTTGATTTGACTGACCTTGAAAAATACTTCGCTCTTGCACGTGGTTATCAAGGTGAAAAAGGGGACGTTCGTGCTAGACCGATGAAAAAATGGTTCAACACCAACTACCACTATATCGTTCCAGCTATTGAAAAAGACACAGAAATCAAACTAGCTGGTCAAAAGATTTTTGATGAATTCCAAGAAGCAAAAGACTTAGGTATCACAACTCGACCAGTCTTAATCGGACCATTTACTCTCTTACAATTAACTGATTTTGAAGAAGGTTTAACTGCTACTGATTTCGCTGACAGCTTAGTTGCAGCCTATGGGCAAGTTTTTGAAAAATTGGCAGAACTTGGCGCTGAAAAAATCCAGCTGGACGAACCGAGCTTGGTCAAGGATTTGACTGCTGAAGAAAAAGCCCTTTTCCTACGTATCTACCAAACACTCTTGGCAGATAAGAAAGGTTTGCAAATCCTCATCCAAACCTACTTCGGTGATGTTCGTGATATTTACACAGAATTGACCAGCCTACCAGTTGATGCCATCGGTCTTGACTTTGTAGAAGGTAAGGAAACTGCTGCACTTGTTGCAACTGGTTTCCCAGCTGACAAGACCCTCTACGCTGGTATCGTCAACGGTAAAAATATCTGGCGCAACAACTACGAGAAGAGCCTAGCTGTTTTGGATGCTATTCCAGCTGAAAATGTTGTCATAACAACTTCTTGTTCCCTTCTTCATGTGCCTTTCACAACAGCAAATGAAGAATTTGAGCCGGCTATCCTCAACCACTTTGCCTTTGCAGTTGAAAAATTGAACGAATTGCGTGATTTGGATGCCATCCGCAACGGTCAAGGCGAAGTTGCTCTCACAGCTAACAAGGAACTCTTCGCCCTTGAGCGTGTTGGTCGTGATGCAGCCCTTGCAGACCGTCTTGCAGGACTGACAGACGCTGACTATACACGCCTACCAGTCTTTGCAGAGCGTGAAGCAATTCAACGTGAGAAATTGAACTTACCACTTCTTCCAACAACAACGATTGGATCTTTCCCTCAAACAAAAGAAATTCGCAGCACACGCTTGGCTTTCCGCAAAGGAAATATCTCAGAAGAAGAATACGATACCTTTGTTAAAGCTCAAACAGACGAATGGATTGCATGGCAGGAAGAAGTTGACTTCGATGTCTTGGTTCATGGTGAGTTTGAACGAAACGACATGGTAGAATACTTCGGTGAAAACCTTTCTGGTTATCTCTTCAGTAAGAACGGTTGGGTACAATCATACGGTATGCGTGGGGTAAAACCACCAATCATCTGGGGGGATGTGACGCGCTTGAACCCAATCACTGTCAAATGGTCAAGCTATGCACAAAGCCGTACCAACAAACCAGTTAAAGGTATGCTGACAGGTCCTGTAACCATCCTCAACTGGTCATTCCCACGCGAAGATATTTCTATCAAAGAATCAACCCTTCAAATCGCCCTTGCTATCAAGGAAGAAGTTCTTGACCTTGAAGCAGCGGGTATCAAGATCATCCAAATCGATGAAGCTGCTCTTCGTGAAAAACTACCACTCCGTCGTAGCGACTGGTACAGCGAGTATCTTGACTGGGCAATTCCTGCCTTCCGTTTGGTACACTCAACTGTTGCACCAGACACACAAATTCACACTCACATGTGCTATAGCGAATTTACAGACATCATTCCTGCCATCGACAATATGGATGCGGACGTTATCTCCTTTGAAGCCAGCCGTTCAAATCTCGTTATCCTAGATGAACTCAAGGCTAAGAATTTCCAAACTCAGGTAGGTCCTGGTGTCTATGATATCCACTCCCCACGTGTTCCATCTGTAGAAGAAATTTCTCATACGATAGAAGCCATTCTTGCTAAAGTACCAAAAGAAAAAGTGTGGATTAACCCCGACTGCGGGCTTAAAACTCGTGGTGAAAAAGAAACAAAAGCCAGCCTTATCCATTTGACTCAAGCAGCTAAGGCAGCCAGAAAGGAACTCTAA
- a CDS encoding PTS mannose/fructose/sorbose transporter subunit IIC, with protein sequence MSDITFISAILVVIVAFFAGLEGILDEFQFHQPLVACTLIGLVTGNLAAGVMLGGSLQMIALGWANIGAAVAPDAALASVAAAIIMIKGGDFSTEGIAVATTTAIPLAVAGLFLTMIVRTISVGLVHGADNAAKSANFAAVERYHLFALLLQGLRIAVPAALLLAIPAEAVQSVLEAMPAWLSGGMAVGGGMVVAVGYAMVINMMATREVWPFFALGFAFAAISQLTLIALGVIGVAIAFIYLNLSKQGGSGNGGASSNDPIGDILEDY encoded by the coding sequence ATGTCAGATATTACATTTATTTCTGCAATTCTCGTTGTCATCGTTGCCTTCTTCGCTGGTCTTGAAGGTATCCTTGACGAATTCCAATTCCATCAACCATTGGTTGCTTGTACCCTTATCGGTCTCGTTACTGGTAACTTGGCTGCAGGTGTTATGCTTGGTGGTTCTCTACAAATGATTGCCCTTGGTTGGGCTAACATTGGTGCAGCTGTTGCTCCTGACGCCGCTCTCGCTTCAGTTGCTGCTGCTATCATCATGATTAAAGGTGGAGACTTCTCAACTGAAGGTATTGCCGTTGCTACTACAACTGCTATCCCTCTTGCAGTAGCTGGTCTTTTCCTTACTATGATTGTACGTACAATCTCAGTTGGTCTTGTACACGGTGCTGATAATGCTGCTAAAAGTGCTAACTTTGCTGCAGTAGAACGTTACCACTTGTTTGCTCTTCTCCTTCAAGGTTTGCGTATCGCAGTTCCTGCAGCTCTTCTTCTTGCAATTCCTGCAGAAGCTGTTCAATCAGTACTTGAAGCAATGCCAGCATGGTTATCAGGTGGTATGGCCGTTGGTGGTGGTATGGTGGTTGCCGTTGGTTATGCAATGGTTATCAACATGATGGCAACTCGTGAAGTTTGGCCATTCTTCGCACTTGGTTTTGCATTTGCTGCAATTAGCCAATTGACACTTATCGCACTTGGTGTTATCGGTGTTGCAATTGCCTTTATCTACCTTAACTTGTCTAAACAAGGTGGTTCTGGTAACGGTGGTGCTTCATCTAACGACCCAATCGGCGATATTCTTGAAGACTACTAA